Proteins from one Podospora pseudoanserina strain CBS 124.78 chromosome 1, whole genome shotgun sequence genomic window:
- the hxk1 gene encoding hexokinase (COG:G; EggNog:ENOG503NW32) — MSSGSFVEVPKDLLKEIKRLEELFTVDTAKLKQITDHFVNELEKGLSKEGGTIPMNPTWVMSFPTGYETGTYLALDMGGTNLRVCQITLTEQKSEFDIIQSKYRMPEELKTGVAEDLWEYIAECLLQFIQTHHGDVAKLDKIPLGFTFSYPATQNYIDEGILQRWTKGFDIDGVEGRNVVPMFEKALQERGVPIKLTALINDTTGTLIASAYTDTKMKIGCIFGTGCNAAYMEDCGSIPKLAHLNLPPDTPMAINCEWGAFDNEHNVLPRTPYDESIDTDSPRPGQQAFEKMIAGLYLGEIFRLIMVDLHDNHNVNIFAGQDIGKLRRPYTLDSSFLSAIEDDPFENLSETRELFQNQLGIDPNPSELELIRRAAELIGTRAARLSACGVAAISKKKGYKECHVGADGSVFNKYPHFKKRGAAALREILDWPAKADPNDDDPIEILAAEDGSGVGAALIAALTLERVKKGNMHGILHPENFH; from the exons ATGTCATCAGGCTCGTTTGTCGAAGTCCCCAAGGACCTGCTCAAGGAGATTAAGCGCCTTGAGGAGCTGTTCACGGTTGATACGGCAAAGCTCAAACAGATTACCGACCACTTTGTCAATGAACTCGAAAAGGGTCTCAGCAAGGAGGGCGGGACCATC CCCATGAACCCAACATGGGTCATGTCCTTTCCCACTGGCTATGAGACCGGTACTTACCTGGCCCTTGACATGGGCGGCACCAACCTGCGTGTTTGCCAGATCACTTTGACGGAGCAAAAGTCAGAATTCGACATTATCCAGTCAAAGTACCGCATGCccgaggagctcaagacaGGTGTGGCTGAAGATCTGTGGGAATACATTGCTGAGTGCTTGTTGCAGTTCATCCAGACTCACCACGGCGATGTCGCCAAGCTCGACAAGATTCCTCTAGGCTTCACCTTCTCCTACCCTGCCACTCAAAATTACATTGATGAGGGCATCCTTCAGCGGTGGACCAAGGGCTTCGATatcgatggtgttgagggccGCAATGTTGTTCCCATGTTTGAGAAGGCCCTTCAAGAGCGG GGCGTGCCAATCAAGCTGACTGCTCTTATCAACGATACCACCGGCACCCTCATTGCCTCTGCGTACACCGACACTAAGATGAAGATTGGTTGTATCTTTGGCACCGGTTGCAATGCCGCTTACATGGAGGACTGTGGTTCTATCCCTAAGCTTGCGCACCTTAACCTCCCACCCGATACCCCCATGGCTATCAACTGCGAGTGGGGAGCTTTCGACAATGAGCATAACGTGCTCCCTCGCACTCCCTACGATGAATCCATTGATACGGATTCACCTCGCCCCGGTCAACAGGCATTTGAGAAGATGATTGCAGGGTTATACCTGGGAGAGATCTTCCGCTTGATCATGGTAGACCTGCATGACAACCATAATGTCAACATCTTTGCCGGACAGGATATCGGGAAGTTACGGAGGCCGTACACCCTTGACTCGTCATTCCTGTCGGCCATTGAGGA TGACCCGTTCGAGAACCTGTCCGAGACCCGCGAGCTCTTCCAGAACCAACTCGGCATCGATCCCAACCCCTCAGAGCTCGAGCTTATCCGCCGTGCTGCGGAGCTGATTGGCACCCGTGCCGCCCGTCTCTCAGCCTGTGGCGTTGCTGCCAtcagcaaaaagaagggcTACAAGGAATGCCACGTCGGCGCTGACGGGTCGGTATTCAACAAGTACCCTCACTTCAAGAAGCGCGGTGCGGCTGCCCTTCGTGAGATTCTCGACTGGCCCGCAAAGGCGGATCCCAACGATGACGACCCCATCGAGATCTTGGCCGCCGAGGATGGAAGCGGCGTAGGTGCTGCATTGATTGCGGCTTTGACACTGGAGAGGGTGAAAAAGGGGAATATGCATGGAATTTTGCACCCGGAGAACTTCCACTAA